The DNA region taaaataacccAATTCTGACGAATTTACTGTTTCATATACATAATCAGTTAGGCAAGGTAagcaaaaataacaatgaaagAAAGTCCGACCAAATACTATTCCattcaatgtttgtttataaacTACAAGGTCACATCATGAATCTGAAGAATCGTTTACAGAATTGTACTGAGAAACAAACCGACAAGTGTAACACAGGCGGACGATCGTAGAAGTGTTACATATAATGTAGAACAAACTGCACGCCAATGCGTAAATTTCGAGGAATTAGACGTAATTTTGACGATCCAGAATAAAACATTTGAATACACAATAGGTACAACCCTATTCGTCGCTACCAAGCCACCATTTCCTCCGAAGCCGTACCCGAAAACACTCGCATCCCCCAAGCAACTGTTCCAATAGAACGAACGCAAGGAAATCGGGTGTGTGGAGCTGTCTGCTTACGGATGTATATATAGTACCTAGCACTGAAACAGGAAACCAGTTCAAATGGTCGTAGTGAGTGGTGAACACCACTAGTGCAGTACGAACAATGGATCGCTATCTACTGTCATGCTTGTTGCTCGTGTGTATGGTGCTGGGTGAGTGCAGTGATACAAGATTCCGTCGGTCGTCGAGATGATttagttgtgtttttctcacTTTTACCTTCACAGCCTACCCTTCGGAGATAGCGGCTCAAAGTAAGTGATTTTCTATCAGTTTTATACGCTTGCCCTCCCCAAAATCGGACAAAACTCTGTGTGCTCACTGAACGTGTGCTATTTTCCTTTTCGCAGGGTCACGCGTCTGTTTCGCTCAGTCTGGCGACTACACCACTGCCACATCGATAGGCTTCTGCTCGCATGCAGTCTACATTGCACTGAACCCGACCTCTAAAGCCTTTGTGGGGATACTAAACCCTGCCAACGATGCAGATGATCTGCTAGGTCAGTGTTAAAGTTTCTGTATTTCTGGGTCGAATTTGGTAATGCTAGATGCCATATGGGTTTTAATGGTCGTGCATTTCATTTCAGGCGGTATCAGAAAGTTCGCTAATCTCAAAAAGACATACCCCTACGTGGACTTGTACATGGGCGTGTTGGGAAGTATTTCTGCGGGAAACATTCTGTGGCTGAATCAGCAAGCATCGCGTAAAACGTTTATCGATCTGCTTATTACAAAGATGGCATCGTATCCTGAAATGAGCGGCGTCTACTTGGATTTCGATGGGCTCACCAATTTGTACCAGGCGAGTACTGACACGTAGATGTCACTATCGGTGCAGCTCCTGGCTACAATGGCTTCCATTCTTTTCATTCATAGAATTGGTATGCTCTGTTCGTTGCTGAGTTAAATACGGCTCTTACCGCTAAGAACCTGAAGCTTATTACCGCCTTACCGTGGGATGCAAGTGCGAGTGGCGATATTTACTACAGCTCAACCCTCTCCACTCTGCCGTTCAACGTGATCAAAACGCACGAGGAAATGTACTCAGCGGTCGCTACCACTACCACGCGCCCGATCAGCCCGCTGTTTTCACTGGCCGCACCGTTTAAcgacgaaacgaaaacaatcgtAAGTAGTGGTTTGTGCAGCATTGAGATGAATGATACGTGTTTGTGAAGTGAGACCGTTAAACGTGTGCCATTTCTGTGGTTTTCAGTATAACAATGTGTTTCGGTGGGTGTTGAAGGGATTTTTGACAACCCAGCTCGTTGTTAGCTTGCCTATGTACAGTTTGAAATTTACTACATCAGGTGGATCACAATTTGGTTCTGCTATGACCGCTGTTACAAAGGATACATATTGTAACGTAAGTATACATATACGTTAATACAATATACTTCGTTAGCCAGTGAAGTTGGGTTTTTCCAATGCTTCTTTCATCTCATTTTTCGTGTGTGAAACTCTAGGCTTTGTTATTTGGATCGAAAAATACTCTTGGAGCGCCCCAAGCCGGGGAAGGCTTTGCCTACAGCACATCCACGTTTTACACTTACAACACTCCCGCATCTCTTGTCGATAAGCTACAGTTTGTTATAGCAACCAACATGGGCGGTGTAGGCGTATATTCGCTAGATCAAGCTGGTAGCCAAAATGCTGAAATGCTTCGTCAGGTGACAAGCGTTCTAGCACCAACACCACCCGCCTCAGTATCATACCCTCCAGTAGGAGATGCGATGTGTGGTGTTCCGGTTACGTTTCCAGCACCGCTAACAACGACAACAGTTGCAACGACTACTGCTGCAGTCACCACTACTGCTGCAGCCACCACTACTGCTGCAGCCACCACTACTGCTGCAGCCACCACTACTGCTGCAGCCACCACTACTGCTGCAGCCACCACTACTGCTGCAGCCACCACTACTGCTGCAGCCACCActactgctgcagctgcaagtaccactgctgctgcaggaagtaccactgctgcaggaggaagtaccactgctgctggaggtAGTACCACTGCTACAGGAGGAAGCACAACTGCTGCTGGCGGTAGTACCACTGTTGCTGGCGGTAGTaccactgctgctggcggtagtaccactgctgctggcggtagtaccactgctgctggaggaagcacaactgctgctggcggtagtactactgctgctggaggtagtaccactgctgctggaggaagCACCACTGTTGCAGGAGGAAGCACAACTGTTGCAGGAGGAAGTACAACTGCTGCAGGAGGAAGCAcaactgctgctggaggaagTACTATTGCTGCTGGAGGAAGTACTACTGCTGCAGGAGGAAGCACAACTGCTGCAGGAGGAAGCACAACTGCTGCTGGCGGTAGTACCACTGCTGCAGGAGGTAGTaccactgctgctggaggaagTACTACTGCTGCAGGAGGAAGCAcaactgctgctggaggtAGTACCACTGCTGCAGGAGGAAGCACAACTGCTGCAGGAGGAAGCAtaactgctgctggaggaagcacaactgctgctggaggaagCACAACAGCTGCAGGAGGTAGTACTACTGCTGCAGGAGGAAGTACAACTGCTGCAGGAGGTAGTaccactgctgctggcggTAGTACCACTGCAGCTGGAGGAAGTACTACTGTTGCAGGAGGAAGCAcaactgctgctggaggtAGTACCACTGCTGCAGGAGGAAGCACAACTGCTGCAGGAGGAAGCACAACTGCTGCAGGAGGTAGTACCACTGCTGCAGGAGGTAGTACTACTACTGCAGGAGGAAGTACAACTGCTGCAGGAGGTAGTaccactgctgctggcggTAGTACCACTGCAGCTGGAGGAAGCACAACTGCTGCAGGAGGAAGCACAACTGCTGCAGGAGGAagtacaacagcagcaggaggtaGTACAACTGCTGCAGGAGGTAGTACCACTGCGGCAGGAGGAAGTACCACTGCTGCAGGAGGAAGTACTACTGCTGCAGGAGGAAGCAcaactgctgctggaggtAGTACCACTGCTGCAGGAGGAAGTaccactgctgctggaggtAGTACTACTGCTGCGGGAGGAAGTACCACTGCTGCAGGAGGAAGCACAACTGTTGCTGGAGGAAGTACTACTGGTGCAGGAGGTAGTaccactgctgctggcggTAGTACCACTGCAGCTGGAGGAAGCACAACTGCTGCAGGAGGAAGTAGCACTGCTGCAGGAGGAAGTACCACTGCTGCAGGAGGAAGTACAACTGCTGCAGGAGGTAGTACCACTGCTGCAGGAGGAAGTACCACTGCTGCAGGAGGAAGTACCACTGCTGCAGGAGGTAGTACAACAGCTGCTGGTGGTAGCaccactgctgctggaggaagCACTACTCCATCAAACTCAGCATCGTCAACTACGCCATCAACCGGTGCATCATCAACCACGCCTTCCACGGCAGGTACAACGATCGCTGCATCGCCTGCTACCTGCAATATTACGGTGAAGGAAGATTACGGAACTCTGGTCGCGGAATACTGTACGAACTTAAAGGCGATTGCATCGTACATGCAAGGAGCTACCTGTGGTGTAGTGGCTTAACTCAAACCGTTCTACCAGTGAGTTGAAGCAATGGTTTTAGAGAGTTAGGTCTGGCGGAAACGACCAGCTTTGATAGATCGTGGCTTCTTGTTGTGTGTAAACAACTTTTAGGTGGTGTTCATACCTAAGTGGAATGCCGCAGGTGGCAGAAGCCAGTGTTGGGATTTGTTGAGGGTATTATGTtctaagtaaaataaattcaattaatcTAATTTCCGCATTTTCCGTATCAGTTGAGACATGCTTGCCATACTTTGCAAAAAAAGCGGTAATGCTACTACTAAGGTATTACAATATGAAAGGTTACTTATCTATGCGCCACAGTCCCCTCTGGAACAGTATTGCGTAGCCGGACGGACGACTTAGCTTACCtagaaggagaagaaagcaTACAATCAATTAAGCAACCGCTGATAGCAAACATTTGGTTTCGGTTTGGTTTCGGTGTTTAGTAACGGGCAGGAAGCAGCAGAAGGCCATCTAGTGTATTATGCCCCACCGCCCCCAACCCGATCAGGCAGGCGAGTAGGGCGGGAGAACTTTTGTCGATTTGTGAAACGGGGCGGAATACAATAACAAAGGTGGATGGAGCAGGCgggggcaaacaaaaaaaaaaagcgcaaacCACCCGGGGAATGAGAAATGGTGCCAAATCGTACAGGAAGGATGCGGATGCGGCAGCGTAAGCACTGCtaaacggtggtggtggtacactGTTAGGCTTCTTACCTGCAACGCCTTCCTGCACTTTAGCCGAGAAGATTTTTCACAGTAAGCAAATGACATAAAAGGATGATTGATCTGCAAAATACAGTGATGAAATGATACGTGAAAATGAACGATGGAACCTGCGAATGGGGCGAAGGATTGTGAAGGGCAGTAGAACCGAAGCCATCGGGAATAGTAGTAGGGTGGTAGAGCGTCCACGGTTAGCTGCTACGGCAGAGTGCCGCTAGCAAAGAATAGAATAATGGAATAATTGCAGTAAAATTGAAATGCTCCAGAATGTACCAGGCGCCCACCGGCGAAAACCGTAATACACGGCCACACGTAGAAGGGAAGAcgggagagagacagagatagaaaagagatagagagatagagagatagaggcagagagatatatatatatatatatatatatatatatatatatatatatatatatatatatatatatatatatatatatatatatatatatatatatatatatatatatatatatatatatatatatatatatatatatatatatatatatatatatatatatatagagagagagagagagagagagagagagagagagagaaagaataaatagaaaacaagAGGTGGTAACGCAAGGTGACGATGGTCAACCCGTTGCGCGTTGGTAATGTGCGTGCCGCGCGtcgaagaaaacgaaaaagaaagaaaatgaaatcgTGTGAAAATAGGTCAATAACATAAGCGACACAGTGCAGTCCCAGACCCAGACCCAACAATGGGGCAGAgaagacacacgcacacacacacaaacacagggaCCACGAAGACGCGCAAAAACGATGCGCGAAGATGAAGATGCCCCCTCTCCCGTTCCCATACCCCTATCAGGACGTCGCACAAAAAAGGGTCTGCGCTTTGCCGCTTTGCCACGTTTGCCCCGGGGCGTCGAAATTATCGGCCGGTCGAAAGCGACACAACCTGCCCTACTGGccctcacaaaaaaaaataaaaaatagaaacggAGGGGATGGGCTACAGAATGTCGTTTTTATTTCGCCGCTTTTTACGGCCCTCCCCGGAGAAAGCTGCTCCTAGCGGGGAGGGAACGGGGAGATTTCGCGACTTTCCCAATATGTGTGCAGGGAATGAGAAAAGGAGGTGGGGGAAGGGGGTAGGGAAGATAAGCCGAATGCAGAAAAGGAAGCTGTCGGAGCGCCAAAAATGGTCTGTATTTTGGGGTTTTGCGCGtgcatgtgtctgtgtgtgtggccacTGGTGGCTAATTGGCCATACACTTGACTAGGAGGGATAGGGTAAGGTAGGGGAAGgcggggcaaaatggcacTGTTAAGGTTTTTGCTCTGTATCCCATTGTGAGATCACTTGTCACTGATGTTTGACGGCAATCGATGCTTTAACAGCTTAtttatcaaatcaaattaGGAGTTGACATACTACCAACAAATATGAATATCTAATATGAAACTCAAAAATGAACATCAAAAATCGTAAAAATGTATTGTGCTGGTTAAAATGGTCTTGCTAAGGGTCCAAAAGGTCATATAccaaatgtcaaaacaaaccgAACCAAAAGGTGCAAAATGGATCATAAGATTGCACTTAAGGCATTGGATTAGGCTCTGTCATCTTGGTAGAATTCTAGGTAATGTATTCTAGGTAGAATTCTATCTAGGTAAGGGTAAAGATTACAAAACTTAATCTCAATTTCAGTGTTTCGTTAAAAGAAGTAATTAATTGCTggaatttttaataattcacCTGTTGCCAGTAATTTTTCTTGTCGATAGAGCATACAAATACCACAGTTTTGTTtatgtaaaacaaatatattgtAGCGACTTTAGCTTACACCACAGCCTCATCATTTTGATCCTGTCAATTTTGCCCTAAGCGAAAGATTTTACCgatttgaactttaaaaactatacattaaattacattttactCGTAAATCATAGTTAAATGTCACGTTACTCGATACTTTTTCATCTCTAGTTATTttctaaaatttcaaaaaagcttttttttgaaACGGTCATTGTTCTGACCAAatatttcttaaattattcttttttttaaacaaaattcgGTAATTAAACGTTCATGGTTTGATTGAAACAttgtatttgatgtttttcaatCATTCAGGATTATTCTATTCTTACAATCGAGATATCTCGACATCGAGATAAATATTGCTAAGGGAAAACGGTTTACATTGAAACTAAACTATCCCGCCCCTAATAACGGTTTGGAGGTTTCTATAGTAATATGTCAAGTAGTCCATGTAAGCACTTTTGGATTCTAAAGTCGATTTAAGCCAGCAATTCTCGACATCAAAATCCTAGCGGGAAATGAATCGAAAGCGATATTTTGGCAGATTTTAAGTAAACTCGTGCAGTTCTCTGGAAAATTGAGTACTGGTAATTTTAAGATCAATCTaatgaaattattgaaatgccaaaaacaaaaaaaaacttggtgaaccaaaattgaaaaaaaggatatttaaaaaaatgataagaATAGATTATTTAATTCAAATAGCCAGTAAGaaatttgttacatttttgctTAAGTTCAAATCCTatgagagttttttttaaatcatcttCCATAATTGGGTTCGGCGATTTGATGCCAACTGCGATTTCGGACCGAAATTCCGACTGATTTTCCCTAAAAGAGCAATCCAATTTCAAATAGAATCCAGAATCCAATTTCCAATAGAATCCAATAGAAGCAATCGAGTCCAATAGAATAAGCCTGATTAACTATCATTTTGAATGTGTTAAGTTGCCAATAATGAAAGTAACGATTTCGCCCCACCTAACCATTTTGCTCCGTGTTCCCCTACACGTGCGTAAGGATGGCGCTTGTCAAAAGGCGTTCGCTGCTCGCAGCCGTTTATCAACGTGGGTGGTTTTTGGGTCGTTgtacaaccacaaaaaaatgaGATGAAGAgttcaaataagagaaaaATAGAGATGAAGATGATGGGTTGGTACTGCCGCCAGATGCCACACTTGCCACATTACCTCCACGAGCTACATCTGTTACCAGTTCGGAACGATCTGCCAGTAGAACCATCCGAGACAAGAGATTTCTCCTTGTTAGTGGTCGGGTGCTAATTGTCTCGTTCCATGTGCATCTGCCGGTATTGCAACGGCCTCATCATGTAGCAGTTTAAACAGGGATTGCAGTTAAAACTACGCGTGCGCTTCTTACCCGGTATCCATCCATCGCCACTCCATCCTGTCCCCAATCAGTTGAATCAGAAGTACGAGAGCCCAAACGACTTCCCGACCGAATGCCCCAAAAGCAACCCAAAACGCTTTCTCTTCGCCCGGGACACCAATGATTTAGTAGctatcgcgcgcgcgcgagaagAACCCTTCCAATGGTCGGGATATGAACTGCTGTTAATTTACATACCATCACTCACTCTATTAGCGGTTCATAAACCTCTTGCCCATTTGACCGTTTCCGGTCccgtgcggctgctgctgctcggtgctGTTCGGATGGTTGGGActgtaaataaaacaacagcaTCCATCCCTTTTTTTGAGGTCACCGCATCGTTCGCGTATCGGGAATCAATCGAAATCCCGCCCCGATACAACTTCGACCCATGTCACTGGGCCACTTCCCCATTCCGCTAGGAGACGTCTCGAGAATGCCGTTCCCAAAACACCGCCCCAAAACAACCCAATCCCAGGAAACAGTCCCCAACACACACCCAAAGCAGCTTCATCGACAGGTTCGACAGGCGCGCTCCTTACCCCCTCGGGGCAACCTTGGGCATCAGCAACGCCAGACCAAACAGagcaacgaaacaaaaaaaatcgggCCATGCGCGCACGTACAATTCGGCACATTTGATAGCTTGGGGCACTAAAGCCCCGCCACCACCCAGAAATGAAGAGAGGGAGGGCACAAAAAATACACCGGGAGAAGCTAGATAACGCGGGCGAAAGCTATCATTCGGCCATGCCCCAATGATCGCTAGGGCAAGCACAGCGCGcacatgtgcgtgtgtgtgtgtgatgggtcGAGCGGcattttcttcatcttttcctttccaaccggcggcgacggcggccgctgccgcttctgctgctgctgctgctgtgtccgCTTGTTGTGTTGTCCGTCCGTCATATCGCTTTCCCCTTAAAGCTTGTCAACCGAGCCCGGGCTCCAAGTGTGGGCCAACGCGACTAACCGGGCCACCGACATAGCATCATAAACCGTCCGCCCCGGTCACCTGGTGCTGGTGCCTACCGCTCTCGCACTTTCTCGCGGGCCCGGTCGGTAGGCTGCTTGCACGACGGGAAGGGTCCGGTTTGCCCTGAAGCGGTGGCAAAAAGTGAGAGgaacacgacacacacacacacacacacacaccaacattGCCAACGACCAGAAGAACAAGCGCGGTCGCTTCTGCTTTGGAGGATGCTTTTCGAAAGTGGCGAAGCAGCACCACACCGTTCGGGTTTGAAAAGAAAGTGGACAAcattgcgcgcgcgcgcactaaAGAAGGTTCCCCCCGACTACCTCTTCTACTCTCCTTCTATAATCTGCGACCCAAGAGCCATCCCTTTCTCGCCCTTCCCACAGCAAAACCGGTGGCGTTTGCTGCGGATCTGCTGCGCCAAGCGGCCTCAACTGCCAAGAAAGCGCACACAGAAGGGTTGAGAGGAGGGAAGCAGGGGGTGTGGGAGACCCGAAAGTAAAGCACATTTATTGCAGGGAATTTGGTCTTCAGACCGCTGACCTAGACGAGGCATTGAGAAAAAGTATCCACATCTTGCCCCCTCAGAAAGAATGATAAGagatttgaacccatgaccgGAAGTGTATCAGCACCGTGCGCTTCCCACTACGCTACAAATGGGCACCAATTAGCTAGAAGTTAAAATGGCACCATGTTCAACGCGTTTGGAATTAGAATTTTGGAGAGAGCATTGTCCTTCAGACAATCTGGGTGAGGTATTGAAGCTGATGTGCCAGTTTGTTCCTCTCATTGAAATTCGTAGCTATATTATTCTTCAACACATATTGTACCCAATTCAGAGAACAATCAAATCACGTTCGAAGCAGCTCTACCATCTTTCTCAAATCTCAGAATCTTTTCGAGCCGATTTCGTGGAACTTGTTCTGAATGTTGTTGAttgagtgggtgtgtgtgtgtgtgtatgtgtgtttttttaatctatTTTTCACGCTCGCTCGAATATTTCTCCTAGCTACAATGAACCAATCTTTGCATATACCCTGTAATGAACAACGCTGCCAGAATAATAAGAAAACAACCAGAAAGATCCATAAAAGCACTCGCGGTTAGTACCTTACTTGTAGCGGGCAGGCACCAAGTTGGTTGCGGGATTGATAACAAGCAGGAGGGCAAGCCGGGAATGGAAGTTACTCTGTTGTTACAGTTGGGTAGTCCCTCTGCCCACAGCGATTGCGATTAAGCGATGAATTCAGGTGAATAAAAAGGGTAGATAAGATGAGGGTGGTTCGTGTagatggtgatggtgtgagCGTTTGTTAagaacatcaaacaaaatgggggggaggggcggGAGATTTTTTACTCTCCCTAAAATGGTATGCACTTATATGCACGCCACCTACCTGCAGTATTCCTATCAGTAACGTGGAGTAAAATAATCTCGTCAGCCGCATGCTCAATCTTTGTCTGTGGTGCCGCTGTAAGGAGAAGAGAATGCAGAAAGGTTAGAATTGGCAATGCTCGGGAAGGTCGGGGCACTGGGTCTTGTTAGTTTATTTTCCTtgcaaacaaagaaacaaccaaacacagtcgctgttgtttgtttatcgCTAGAGAGTCTTTCGTTACGCACAATGGGGGAATATGATTAAATATTTGAACGCAAGTAGTTTGTGTGCGAGAAGCAAATTAACCGTCCTCGTGCGTAAGTTTAGCAAGCAAGCGAgcaatttgtttgtgttttttttttctttcgtagcTGGCCATAAACTTGCCCCTTCGTtatttgtctgtttgtgtcaagcgtgtatgtttgtgtgtgtgtgtttttttaaccaaaaatTTAGCACAAGCTCCAATCATTAAGAACAGCCGAAAGCAACGCGCCTTAGAGGAGAAGCATCAGCATCGACCTCCAATGGAAAAGATTTTGCGCTCGCACTGCAACAGCAACGGCGCACACTTGTGTAAACGGGGCATCGTCGGCGAAACGGTGCGTCTGCCGTCTTGTCGTCTCGCAAGTGTTTCGCTCTCCCGCTTGTACTGTCAGACAGAATAGCTAAAAACAGACCTGTCAGACGAATTGCAGTATCCACACGCCTCACACCGTCTTCCACCGACTTCCAGGCGCTTTCCAGTCGTCTTAAGACTGCTGGCTAGACATTCGCTAGTGCGCTACAAACCTCGGCGGCTACGGTAATTTGTCTGTGGGCTTGGTGAGCGAAGGAGCCGAACAATGCAATGTAATGTAACGATTCTCCATGGCGGGAATGACGTTTCTGCATACAATCCGCTCGAAGCTACTGGACGCACTCCGCCCGGGACTAAACAAATCATGacgattttaattttatgacTCCCTTTATTTACCATTTCAATGACACATTGTTTGCAACGGGCAAACAACGGCCTGCTACTTTCGATCGATATTTGCCGGTCCGGTACGGGGCAAACACCATCGACAGCATCCCGAGCGCTTTTGCCGGGAGGCAAGAGTCATCGCATCGTCATCGAGCTGCTGGGCTGCACGCTAATCGGGAGCTAATCGATTATTCATGGTAccgttgcgtttttttttttgtttctggcGGGTGAAgcgcggtgctgctgcttgttgtttgCCCGCCCAATTGGAGGGAAATGAATTTACATAAATGGAAAGAGCGGGTTCCCAatatctctctctatttctctctctctctctctctctatctttcgctctctctctctctctttctctccctctctctctctctctgccgtTTTATGGCAGGATGGGTTGCACTCATAGATACACTGCTACCTGCAGTGGAGTGAGCATCAGTTCATCTGCATCGGACTGCAGGCTATTCGCTCGTATTTATGGCGATCAGTAAAAAGATGCAGATCAGTAAAGACAATAAGGATGCAACAGTTAACATTGACACTGGCCATGTATTTATC from Anopheles coluzzii chromosome X, AcolN3, whole genome shotgun sequence includes:
- the LOC125907769 gene encoding autotransporter adhesin BpaC-like isoform X22, producing MDRYLLSCLLLVCMVLAYPSEIAAQRSRVCFAQSGDYTTATSIGFCSHAVYIALNPTSKAFVGILNPANDADDLLGGIRKFANLKKTYPYVDLYMGVLGSISAGNILWLNQQASRKTFIDLLITKMASYPEMSGVYLDFDGLTNLYQNWYALFVAELNTALTAKNLKLITALPWDASASGDIYYSSTLSTLPFNVIKTHEEMYSAVATTTTRPISPLFSLAAPFNDETKTIYNNVFRWVLKGFLTTQLVVSLPMYSLKFTTSGGSQFGSAMTAVTKDTYCNALLFGSKNTLGAPQAGEGFAYSTSTFYTYNTPASLVDKLQFVIATNMGGVGVYSLDQAGSQNAEMLRQVTSVLAPTPPASVSYPPVGDAMCGVPVTFPAPLTTTTVATTTAAVTTTAAATTTAAATTTAAATTTAAATTTAAATTTAAATTTAAATTTAAAASTTAAAGSTTAAGGSTTAAGGSTTATGGSTTAAGGSTTVAGGSTTAAGGSTTAAGGSTTAAGGSTTAAGGSTTAAGGSTTAAGGSTTVAGGSTTVAGGSTTAAGGSTTAAGGSTIAAGGSTTAAGGSTTAAGGSTTAAGGSTTAAGGSTTAAGGSTTAAGGSTTAAGGSTTAAGGSTTAAGGSITAAGGSTTAAGGSTTAAGGSTTAAGGSTTAAGGSTTAAGGSTTAAGGSTTAAGGSTTAAGGSTTAAGGSTTAAGGSTTAAGGSTTAAGGSTTAAGGSTTAAGGSTTAAGGSTTAAGGSTTAAGGSTTAAGGSTTAAGGSTTAAGGSTTAAGGSTTAAGGSTTAAGGSTTPSNSASSTTPSTGASSTTPSTAGTTIAASPATCNITVKEDYGTLVAEYCTNLKAIASYMQGATCGVVA
- the LOC125907769 gene encoding autotransporter adhesin BpaC-like isoform X43; this encodes MDRYLLSCLLLVCMVLAYPSEIAAQRSRVCFAQSGDYTTATSIGFCSHAVYIALNPTSKAFVGILNPANDADDLLGGIRKFANLKKTYPYVDLYMGVLGSISAGNILWLNQQASRKTFIDLLITKMASYPEMSGVYLDFDGLTNLYQNWYALFVAELNTALTAKNLKLITALPWDASASGDIYYSSTLSTLPFNVIKTHEEMYSAVATTTTRPISPLFSLAAPFNDETKTIYNNVFRWVLKGFLTTQLVVSLPMYSLKFTTSGGSQFGSAMTAVTKDTYCNALLFGSKNTLGAPQAGEGFAYSTSTFYTYNTPASLVDKLQFVIATNMGGVGVYSLDQAGSQNAEMLRQVTSVLAPTPPASVSYPPVGDAMCGVPVTFPAPLTTTTVATTTAAVTTTAAATTTAAATTTAAATTTAAATTTAAATTTAAATTTAAATTTAAAASTTAAAGSTTAAGGSTTAAGGSTTATGGSTTAAGGSTTVAGGSTTAAGGSTTAAGGSTTAAGGSTTAAGGSTTAAGGSTTAAGGSTTVAGGSTTVAGGSTTAAGGSTTAAGGSTIAAGGSTTAAGGSTTAAGGSTTAAGGSTTAAGGSTTAAGGSTTAAGGSTTAAGGSTTAAGGSTTAAGGSITAAGGSTTAAGGSTTAAGGSTTAAGGSTTAAGGSTTAAGGSTTAAGGSTTAAGGSSTAAGGSTTAAGGSTTAAGGSTTAAGGSTTAAGGSTTAAGGSTTAAGGSTTAAGGSTTPSNSASSTTPSTGASSTTPSTAGTTIAASPATCNITVKEDYGTLVAEYCTNLKAIASYMQGATCGVVA
- the LOC125907769 gene encoding autotransporter adhesin BpaC-like isoform X20, with translation MDRYLLSCLLLVCMVLAYPSEIAAQRSRVCFAQSGDYTTATSIGFCSHAVYIALNPTSKAFVGILNPANDADDLLGGIRKFANLKKTYPYVDLYMGVLGSISAGNILWLNQQASRKTFIDLLITKMASYPEMSGVYLDFDGLTNLYQNWYALFVAELNTALTAKNLKLITALPWDASASGDIYYSSTLSTLPFNVIKTHEEMYSAVATTTTRPISPLFSLAAPFNDETKTIYNNVFRWVLKGFLTTQLVVSLPMYSLKFTTSGGSQFGSAMTAVTKDTYCNALLFGSKNTLGAPQAGEGFAYSTSTFYTYNTPASLVDKLQFVIATNMGGVGVYSLDQAGSQNAEMLRQVTSVLAPTPPASVSYPPVGDAMCGVPVTFPAPLTTTTVATTTAAVTTTAAATTTAAATTTAAATTTAAATTTAAATTTAAATTTAAATTTAAAASTTAAAGSTTAAGGSTTAAGGSTTATGGSTTAAGGSTTVAGGSTTAAGGSTTAAGGSTTAAGGSTTAAGGSTTAAGGSTTAAGGSTTVAGGSTTVAGGSTTAAGGSTTAAGGSTIAAGGSTTAAGGSTTAAGGSTTAAGGSTTAAGGSTTAAGGSTTAAGGSTTAAGGSTTAAGGSTTAAGGSITAAGGSTTAAGGSTTAAGGSTTAAGGSTTAAGGSTTAAGGSTTAAGGSTTAAGGSTTAAGGSTTAAGGSTTAAGGSTTAAGGSTTAAGGSTTAAGGSTTAAGGSTTAAGGSTTAAGGSTTAAGGSTTAAGGSTTAAGGSTTAAGGSTTAAGGSTTAAGGSTTAAGGSTTAAGGSTTPSNSASSTTPSTGASSTTPSTAGTTIAASPATCNITVKEDYGTLVAEYCTNLKAIASYMQGATCGVVA
- the LOC125907769 gene encoding autotransporter adhesin BpaC-like isoform X34 codes for the protein MDRYLLSCLLLVCMVLAYPSEIAAQRSRVCFAQSGDYTTATSIGFCSHAVYIALNPTSKAFVGILNPANDADDLLGGIRKFANLKKTYPYVDLYMGVLGSISAGNILWLNQQASRKTFIDLLITKMASYPEMSGVYLDFDGLTNLYQNWYALFVAELNTALTAKNLKLITALPWDASASGDIYYSSTLSTLPFNVIKTHEEMYSAVATTTTRPISPLFSLAAPFNDETKTIYNNVFRWVLKGFLTTQLVVSLPMYSLKFTTSGGSQFGSAMTAVTKDTYCNALLFGSKNTLGAPQAGEGFAYSTSTFYTYNTPASLVDKLQFVIATNMGGVGVYSLDQAGSQNAEMLRQVTSVLAPTPPASVSYPPVGDAMCGVPVTFPAPLTTTTVATTTAAVTTTAAATTTAAATTTAAATTTAAATTTAAATTTAAATTTAAATTTAAAASTTAAAGSTTAAGGSTTAAGGSTTATGGSTTAAGGSTTVAGGSTTAAGGSTTAAGGSTTAAGGSTTAAGGSTTAAGGSTTAAGGSTTVAGGSTTVAGGSTTAAGGSTTAAGGSTIAAGGSTTAAGGSTTAAGGSTTAAGGSTTAAGGSTTAAGGSTTAAGGSTTAAGGSTTAAGGSTTTAGGSTTAAGGSTTAAGGSTTAAGGSTTAAGGSTTAAGGSTTAAGGSTTAAGGSTTAAGGSTTAAGGSTTAAGGSTTAAGGSTTAAGGSTTAAGGSTTAAGGSTTAAGGSTTAAGGSTTAAGGSTTAAGGSTTAAGGSTTAAGGSTTPSNSASSTTPSTGASSTTPSTAGTTIAASPATCNITVKEDYGTLVAEYCTNLKAIASYMQGATCGVVA